The Mucilaginibacter defluvii genome contains the following window.
GTGGTAGGCTCATCGTAAAGCATAATTTCGGGCTTTACAATAAGCGTTCGGGCAAGCCCGATCCGTTTACGCATACCACCCGAAAGGTCAGACGGCATCTTATCGGCCGCGTCAGCCAATCCAACGCCTTCTAACACTTCTTCTACCCGCTGGTCAATCTCTTGCTGGTCTTTTAGCTTTAAAACGCGTGTAAGCGGAAATTCAAGGTTTTCACGCACGGTCATTGAATCGTACAGCGCACCGCTTTGAAAAAGGAACCCTATTTTTATTCGCAATTGTTTCAGTTCATCCTCGCTCATTTGGGTAACATCTTCGCCAAACACGGTTAGCTCGCCATCGTCGGGCGTAAGCAAGCCGGCAATGCATTGTATGGTTACGGATTTACCCTGCCCCGAGCGGCCCAGCACCACTACATTTTCCCCTCTTTTTAAATCGAGATTAATGTCGCGCAGCACATCTTTTTCACCAAAGGATTTTTTAAGGCCTTTGATATGTATAACTACCTCGTTCGTGTCGGTTTTAACCGGCTGATCAACTGTCGCTATATCCTTGTTGTCTGCCATGGTATCAATAGTATAATAGGTTAGTTACCTGAACGGCAATAGCGTCAATCACAAAGATCCATAACGAGGCGGTTACCACGGCGGAATTAGCCGCTATACCCACGCTCTCCGTACCTTTGTTAGAGTTATAGCCCTTATAGCATCCTACAAAACCAATGGCGAAGCCAAAAAATATGGTTTTAATAAAGGCCGGTATGAAATCAACAAACTCTATGGAAGCAATACATTTTTGGAAGTACAGATAAAAGCTGATGTCATCCGTAAGGTTGATGGCTATATAGCCGCCAAACAGGCCGATAACGTCGCCGATTAAGGTGAGCAACGGCACCATAAAGGCAGTGGCTATAATGCGGGTTACTACCAGGTATTGCACGGGGTTTGCGCCTGATACTTCCATAGCA
Protein-coding sequences here:
- a CDS encoding ABC transporter ATP-binding protein — translated: MADNKDIATVDQPVKTDTNEVVIHIKGLKKSFGEKDVLRDINLDLKRGENVVVLGRSGQGKSVTIQCIAGLLTPDDGELTVFGEDVTQMSEDELKQLRIKIGFLFQSGALYDSMTVRENLEFPLTRVLKLKDQQEIDQRVEEVLEGVGLADAADKMPSDLSGGMRKRIGLARTLIVKPEIMLYDEPTTGLDPITSREISELILNMQRKYKTSSIIITHDLECAKITADRVVVMNDGEYIAEGTYEELQSSDNEFVRSFFNEQK
- a CDS encoding MlaE family ABC transporter permease; this translates as MAEQVIPAWKKWLEGIGEQGVFFTRFVRNIFAGGFEWSEFVRQCYEIGYKSLTLVGITSFIMGLVLILQLRPTMVDFGAESMLPRTLSIALIREIGPVITAIICAGKIASSIGAELGSMKVTEQIDAMEVSGANPVQYLVVTRIIATAFMVPLLTLIGDVIGLFGGYIAINLTDDISFYLYFQKCIASIEFVDFIPAFIKTIFFGFAIGFVGCYKGYNSNKGTESVGIAANSAVVTASLWIFVIDAIAVQVTNLLYY